GTTTGAAGGTCAGGATAATGGGGCCTAACTATGTTCCTGGTGAGAAGAAGGATCTGTATGTTAAGAGCGTGCAGCGAACTGTTATTTGGATGGGTAAAAGGCAAGAGTCCGTGGAGGATGTGCCATGTGGAAACACTGTTGCTTTGGTTGGTCTGGATCAGTACATTACAAAGAACGCAACTCTAACCAATGAGAAGGAAGTGGATGCTCATCCAATCAGGGCAATGAAGTTCTCGGTTTCACCTGTTGTTCGTGTTGCTGTGCAATGTAAGGTCGCCTCTGACCTACCTAAGCTTGTTGAGGGCTTGAAACGACTTGCCAAATCTGATCCCATGGTGGTGTGTACAATTGAGGAATCTGGTGAGCACATTATTGCTGGAGCTGGAGAACTGCATCTTGAGATCTGCTTGAAGGACCTGCAAGAAGACTTCATGGGCGGCGCAGAGATTATTAAGTCTGATCCTGTTGTGTCTTTCCGTGAAACAGTTCTTGAGAGGTCTTGTCGTACGGTGATGAGCAAGTCTCCTAACAAGCACAACCGTTTGTACATGGAGGCCCGACCTTTGGAGGATGGACTTGCTGAGGCTATTGACGACGGGCGTATTGGCCCCAGGGATGATCCCAAGTCCCGATCCAGAATCCTATCTGAAGAGTTTGGATGGGATAAAGAGCTTGCAAAGAAGATCTGGTGCTTTGGGCCTGAAACCACTGGTCCTAACATGGTTGTTGACATGTGTAAGGGAGTTCAGTATCTGAATGAAATCAAGGACTCTGTGGTTGCTGGGTTCCAATGGGCTTCAAAAGAAGGGCCATTAGCTGAAGAAAATATGCGAGGCATTTGCTTTGAAGTCTGTGATGTTGTTCTCCATGCTGATGCCATCCACCGAGGTGGCGGGCAGGTTATTCCAACTGCAAGAAGGGTTATATACGCTTCCCAGATGACTGCCAAACCTAGGCTTTTGGAGCCTGTTTATCTTGTTGAAATTCAGGCACCAGAACAGGCACTTGGAGGCATATATAGTGTTCTTAATCAAAAGAGAGGTCATGTCTTTGAGGAGATGCAGAGGCCAGGTACTCCACTTTATAATGTCAAGGCTTACCTGCCTGTCATCGAGTCCTTTGGATTCTCGGGCACTCTGAGGGCTGCAACTTCTGGTCAGGCGTTCCCTCAGGCTGTCTTTGATCACTGGGATATGATGCCTTCTGACCCATTGGAGCCTGGGTCCCAGACTGCAAACCTGGTTGCTGATATTCGCAAGAGGAAGGGTCTCAAGCAACAGATTACACCACTCTCTGAGTACGAGGACAGGCTATAAGGAATCCAATATTGGAGACGTGTTTTGGCTGGTCtgtcttaattttttttccttaaatgGTTTATTTGGTATCAATTTTTTAGTCACTGAGTTGTGCATCCAGGCAAGTGGCTGGGGTGCAGTTTTCAGTGAGGTTCCCATTTATCTTTTGGTCAGAAAACTTATAGTTGGTTTGAGAGAATTCTATTTTGGTACTTTTTTTCTGGCATTTTAAGCCAGAGTTGCTATATTGATTTTACATGACTGGAAATTTGGGGATTAAAATTCAGAATAATAATCACAGTTATACTATATATTTGGAGATTGTGTGTTCATCCTTTGTTTATGCACTTATTTGATGAGTCATCTGCACTTAAAATCGATTTATCTGAAAGATGTAATAGGATTTATTTGGATGGCTTAGTTGCTTGTTATACTTGCTGCAGTTAGTAATCTCCAATTAAATATACTATTCTGGATCCCTCCCTCTCTTGTGCTAACATTGTAATTGCTGTCTCCGTGTTTAGCCTTCTGAGATTTTGGTATGTGGAAGAAAAGGTTGTCTAATTGATATATAATTCTCAATTCAATGTAATCATATCGCCATTTTGATATACATACTGCAGATGATTTGTTCAGTTATATTAACTTGTGGAACATTAAATCCTTTTGTCAGTGATCTGACATTGCTAAGAAATCTTACATGTTTCTAATTACTATTCTGACTGCTGTGCAAGCTTCTTTCAAGGATATCTTTGCAATGTGATGGCAATGTTAGCACATTATTTGAGCAATTCATGATATGCTCTCCTTGGTATATGCACCGGAATCTGTTTTTGGCAGCTTGCTTCATTAAGCAGCAGCTCTTTTAATCTGATACGTCTTCATGCTTGATCTCACAGTCTCGCTTGTAATGGTGGTCCACAAAGCACTAATTGAAGCTTTAGTGTGAAATAAAAGAACTTAATTACCTACATCTGCAATTAGTGTATGCTTTTAGGAGGTAAAGCGTTTATTGTGATGCTTACATTCTATAGAGGTAGAGTACCTTGCTACTATGATGGCAGTTTAGGAGTTGATTTGGTTCACAAGGTTGCTTAGTGATTTAGATCAAGGTACTGACTATATTTTCCTATTTTTTGTGATTGTAACAGTGCTATCCAATTAGTGAGGAATCCAGCATTCCATGCAAGGACAAAGTACATCAAGGTTCATCATCACTTTATTACAGAGAGAATTGCAGTTGAAGAAGTCGATTTGATTCCAGTTCTCACAAAGGATGAGCTGATGACTATTTTCATCAAAGGATTTGCTGTCGAGCGGTTTGAAACTTTATATAGCAAGCTTGGTTTTATTAACATGGAATTCGTAATAAGGGAGAGTATTGAAGGTCGTCATGAATTTTCAtacattaattaattttttagatgAATATTGGGTTACTATTTAGCTAGAGTAAGTTTTGGGCTCAAAAGAATCAGTGTTTTATCCATATTTTCATACTCATGAACCAATCTAGTGGTAAAATAATCTATCTTTTGAATTTTAGATATTGATGTTTTATTTCATTTCTACAAGCACTGCATGAACTTAATTTATTACGTAAACAACGCATGAAGTATTTTGCCTACTTTCCATTATTTTTACGGTGGAATTATGATTAGATGCAAAATAAAAGGTAAAACCTGAATTAATTGATCTAGAATTGATTTCTAGTTGTGGAGTAGCAATGCCTCAATGGTCGCACCTGTACTCTATTTGGAGTCTCTTGTTTTGAGACTTTGGGAGGTGCATTTCCAATATTTGGACTAGAGGTATTTATCTTAGAATGGATAGGCTGCAAAGAAACTAACCTAATCATGAACAGCTCAGGCTCATTGAGAACAAGCTTGTTTGAGCTTAGTTCAGCTagtaagaaaaaaagagaagcttagactttttttttttaagcttagCTTTTACTAGAGGTGAGATTGAACATTTTAGTTTTGCAAAATAAGTAGAAGCTCAAATCATCTCGAAGAGAAGCTTATATAATGTGAAGTCCTGCTTGATTTCAATTATCTCTTTCATATAAAAAGTGATGACCGAGCAGCTCCCAACTCGGTTTAGCTTGGTCAGTTAAGCACCATTGGAGCGGgcatttccttctttttctttcaacaaactTATGGTTGAAGCCTATCAAAAGATTCAAAACTGATTTAGTATACGtagtaatttttcagaactcagATATGAGAACTCAGAAGGGAGGAAGCCAGGCTGAGATCCATGTGCtggcggttttttttttttttgtgagagagagaaaggaatggaggtataatTTCTTGGCAATGCACAATCCAAGCCTGAACTATCAATCATGTCAAATATAATTCATAATTTTATACCTAAAATTAAtcaataatttaaaattcataAGATTTGTGTCAAGATCACTTATAACTATTCGCCCATGAATCATTAGGTTCAGTTGGGCAAATCAGCTATACCTATCAAAaccatttaaaaaaatagattacTTGCTACTCGCTATTTAAAATCTAAATCTAAATTAAAAATCTCTAAGCAATCTTAAATGGACTTGAGCAAGCCTTTAGTCTTGATTGAGTAAATCAGACTAGGATCTTCAAATCAGGTAGAGAGAGAATGCTTGCACCCAAAATGagacctctctctctcaatttttttttcttttgtttatatatacatttatttaattattattattattttattattttttctttttttcttctctgattttctctctctctctctctctcttttttttcttcatcgCCCTTTCTCCTTAGAGAGGAGGTTTGAACCTGCCCCACCGAGAAACAAGGAAAGGGAGAAAAAGGGGCCTCTAGCCTGGTAACTTTGCCTCCCTCTTCAtcagaagataaaaaaaaatcgaaCTGACAAAATTAATATAAACCCATCTAATCACAATTATTATCtctctattttcttcttctttctgcaACATATGACCCATTTCCGTTTCCTTAGTCATATTTACAAGCACACACAAGCATAGAACATATACAATGCCTACTAAATTAACAGACAAGAATTATTATCATAAGCCACTCCAATATTCTGCCACACTCTAAATAATGTGACATGCAACAACTCTACAAAGGGTCTTCTTATTTGAGATCCTGCTCTTCCTGCGTTTGACCTCCTGCGTCCTTATGAGTTTCTTTCTGCTCCCCTTCCCCTGCCAAAATACGACACAGACCGAAACAAGATCAGTAACATAACATAACATAGCCTAACCTAGGTTAGCAGAAAGCTGACTTACCTTTTGTTTGAGTGCTCTCGCTCACCGGCGAAGCACGAGAACCCCCGCCACCCCCGACCAAAGATGTAACCGCTCCGCGAATCTTCCCCACCACCCCCGCACCCCCGCCCCTCGCGCCGGATCCTGTCACCTCCGGTCccccctccgcctcctcctccctcttgtGAAACACCCCCGATATCACCTCGCTCAGCGCCTTGTCCTCCTCCCCCGGCCTCAGCTTCTCCGCCAGGTACTCCCTCACCGACACCCCCATGCCTTTGTCCTGCGCCGCCGTCGGATCCCCGCCCTCCGTCCCCGTGGTCCCGCTTGGCTTCTGCTGCACCTTTCCCTTCACAGCCGTCCCGGCCTCCGCCACCTTCTCGTAGACGGTCGACGCGATCTTCTTGCCGTACTCGGCGGACTCCGCCGCCGCGGACACGGCGGCGGACTTGGCCGCGGCTGCGGTGGTGGAGAGCTTCTCGGTGTAGCTCGGCCCCTTGGGTTCTTCGGTGCCTTGGAGCTTGTCTTCTTCTGGGGTGGGCGCCGCCGCCGGAGAGAACTGGTCGTGGGTCCCGGTCGGAGGAGTGGATTCTTtaacctcttcttctttctggaCGTGGGGCTGGTCGGAGATGTTCATGGCTTCGAAGGACTGGATTACCGGCGACGTCTCTATCTCCTCGCCACCTATCGAACACATCATCACACGACATACAACAAGAAGCAGCAGTATCTTGTAATAAATCATATAAATGTTCTTTGAGGAAGAAATCATGAAAGAACTCTAAGAGTTTTCTCCCTCAACAATTACCTCTGGTTGGTGGGGGTTGGGTTGCACGGTCGTGGTCGCTCGCGCCGAGTGTTTCAGTCTTTGGAACAGCAGGGTCCTCTTGAAACGTTGGGTTTATGCTTCCCAAATTGGCCTCCTGTGGTGCCTCTTTGCTCTCTTCGCCACCAATAAACTCTTGAGCCGCCGGAGTGTCATACAGTACTGCATCCACCATAGATAAGAGCTCACACATGCACGATTCTTAATTAATTACTCGAATTTTCTCTGTATAGGAGTAAGGAAGACAAACGTACTGGGAGCGCCATGGATGACCTCAGGATCCTGTACATTCTCTTCGtaaccttcttctttttcttcatcaCTGGTGTCATGATCGTCGTCGCGGTCATGCTCATCACCATGGCCATGCTTCTTTATGTTTAAAGTGTCCTTAATCTTCTTCACCTTGTCCTTCACCTTCTTCAACACTGGCTTCTTGTCGTGGTGGTGCTCCTCTCCTACTTCAACTACAGAAAATAATAAGAAAGACTTATTAACATTATACAACTGTATACATGATTCCATAACAGAGGCTTGAGCTTACCGGGAATGAGACGAGTTCCGGATGGGTCTGGTTGGTAAGTTTGCTCCTGACGACGGGCTACTTCCTCATAATCCATTGCAAGAGAACAATAATTCGAGAGAAAAATATGTGTGTGTGGGAGTgagtgagggagagagagagaggtcggAGAGGAGTAGAGAaagggggggaggaggagatgggAGTTATAATAAGGAGGGAGGGGATAACTTTCGGTGATCTCTTGACACCTTTGGCCACACGTGGAGGCCGAGCTTGCAGAGTTTAAAGAGACGTGGCACGTACTGGGAGTTCCGCGATGCAGCGAGGCTTAGCCTCGAAGGTGACTACGCTTTCTGGCAACCGCCGCGATACTTTGCATGCGTTCAAACTTGGACCCAGATTCGACCGTTCAGGATGGAGACTCTACCATTGTCATCAATTAGATTTGAAAGACACAAGAGGTAATGTTTGTATCCACGCTTTACTCCGAGATATCTGAACAATGATCTAAAACGGAGGAGCCTTTTAAGCTTAGCATATTTTCCGTGAAGCTAATGAGGCTGCGAATTGGATGGCTGCTTATGTACCTAATCATGCCGATAGTAGTATCCTGTGGACTGGTGATGCGGAGTTGTACCTGGCACTCCGAGATATTCTATTTATTGATTTTATTAGGTACATACGTACTCGTCAAGTATGATCCACCagccttaatatatatatatatatatatatatatatataatcggGTGGAGCGCGATGACCAAATTTGCCACcttgctgaaaatattattaatttttgtaatTCTTTAACCATTAACATGCATTTAATGGTCCATTTATTTGATCATTTTGCTTTAGTAAAAatgtaattaattggattttaaACCTCTAAGTTATATCAAAATTATAGGTGTTAGAAACATGCTTCACCGTGCCATTCTCATTTCACAGCTAATGATGCTACATCAATCCCCAAATGCCATGATATGATCACAGTGGGACTGATCAACTTTGTTGGGCGGCTActaattcttttttttgatggagAGGGAGACAAAGCCATCcgatttttatcaaaaaaaaaaagagtttacaaaaattatttataaaaattttgtaagaaagaaaaatataaaacaaagtAATAAAAAACTTTTACAAAAAATAGTAGTAGACCTATTAAATTATTCAACAAGTTTAATAATCTCATAAATAATTTGAAGGATCTCTATATCTTTAATGTACAACTATATAAGCTTTGCATTCTGATGTGAGTCAgtctttttttaaaagatagaTCAATGTCTTTCAGCGTGCAGCGCCAATATTACGAGGTTATTTTCAAGTTTGAGTAGGGCGGTTTCTCATTCAAACCAAGTCATCTTACCTTTATCACTTATTTAGGtttatctattttctttttgaatatCTAAAAATTAAACGGGCGAATAAGAGTTAAAAACTTTCTACTGAAAGTTGGTGTGGAACAGAACTCCTTGTAAACAGTCCCTCTTACAGGGTGGAATTAGAATTCATATTCTGTGATCTTTGCCCAGTTGGCAGCTATCAGCTGGATGCCTTCAGGGCTTTTTTTCTTGACTCATTGCCGGCATTTTTCAATTTATGGTAGAGAGGGGAACTAGATCTCTAATGCCTTATATCATTTAGTCTTTATGGACAGCAAGAAACCAGAGGTTGTTTGAAGGTAATTCTCTCACTCCATTGCAGCTGGTAAGAAATGTTTTAAGTCACAACTTAATTTTGGATTCCCTCATACTGCACATCCTACATCTAATTTTAGTGCAACGCAAGTTAATTTACCTAAATCTTTGATCCAAACCTACCTTGATATGATATTTATGTATGAAACATACACCTGCTAAGGCTCAAAACTACTTACAAATAATATAgcattttttttcatgaatatttttttaaaaatttaaatttacgtgaataccctcttaaaacactgtttttgcacaaatacccCTAATATAATTGTTCTTCCAAAACCGTTAATAAAAactgtatttattttaattaaaataaattaaaattttgaaattacttttttatctCCAATCACAAtcgccttataaatatttttttttgagcatctactcattaagaatattttagtcattttaatttgaaatcattaatttttttaatggcaTTAGATGAcgtgggtatatatgcaaaaataagaataaaaaaaatagaataataaaataagtattttatgaggttatatatgtaaatattaattttgaatgagtattatataaaatttactatttaagagggtattcatgatttttttttttttttagtaatatGTATAGATCCAACCCAAACCGCAGACCCGGGTCAGAGCTGGTCCAACCCAAACCGTTTGAGTATTTGAATCCGGATGGATGGCGGTCGGAGGCTCGTAAAAGTTCGTGCGGCCCAGAAGGAATCCCGCCAGTGCCGTGGGACTGACCGTTCCAGCTAACCCGCGCCAATTGAAACAGAAGCGCACGATAGCATCAGCTTCTCGTCGAAACACGTATATAAACCGACTCGAGGCGCCATTTCCATTCCAAAAACGGAGACCAAAACTAACCATGAGGACTCGCTTCCTCGCCGCCGACTACTTCGCCTCCCAATCCCCGATCGAAACACTAAGAGACTTCCAGTTCCTCCCCCTTCCGCCGCCTCATCTCTCCCCTTTTGATCCTCCTCTCGGCGTCGAGATCCCTTTCTTCGATCTCGATCTCCGCTTTCCTTCCGAAATCGATGGATTTCCCATCGAGAATGCCCTCTCTCAGTTCCTCTCCGACGTTATCCCTCGGTTTCTTTATGCTGGAGAGGGGATTTCCGTCGATTCCCGCTCTCGGAAGAGAGAGCTGCAGCGATTTCGGTCGGGATCGGCCGAGATCGGCGTATCTGAGGTGAATCGGCCATTTCTTCGCGTTTTAGATTTTGGATTTAGTGTTGAAGGCTTGATTCtggtttgaatttttttgtttgtcacagagaagagatgatggattcTGGGAGGAAAAGAACCGGGAGAGTTGGGAATGCTTCAGCGCTGGAGCAGATGCTGTTGATGTATTAGATGTAaacactttattttattttattttctttgatttgctcTATTGGAGGTGGTTTTGGTTGTTTCTACTTTGGATTTTCTAGCAGGAAGTAGCGGATTTTATTCATGAAGAGAAGAGAGTAGAGAAGTGTTCAGATTCTGTCAATAAAACTCCAGAGGTAGGTGGCGTATTTCGATCTTATTGAGTGGAAAGTgatgatttcttcttctttttccttttactATCTAAGGAAAACTCTTCATTTTTTGTTGTATGGAGCCAGAGGAGCAAATTACAGAAAGAATTACGGTTTGAAATAGTGGAAGTGGAGCTCCCCCTGGTAAAAcgacatattttatttatattactTATTTGTGTGTCCCTCCTGCATgcatctttcctttttttataaaaaaaaaaattatttattgtgTTGCTGTTATGATAAAAGTTgtagttgttgttgttgttgctgctgAAGATGTTTTGGGGTCTTTTTGCAGAGAGAGACTATGAGCTCCTGTGAAGCAGAGGAGGCTGGGTTCTGCTTTGAAATTCCGAATATTAAAATTCCTCtggtatgccattaactttatgTGAAAATAAATACgaaattttatgttcttcctTTTGTTTCCTTCTGCTTTTTAATGCTTTATAATCAATTTTTGAGCGAGTGACGGTCTTGATATTTATTTGCTAAGCAGTATTTTAACTAGGCAATAACTGACACAATGGAAAGAATTGaactatttaaatttttgagCTGTGGTGGAGAACTGCAGGTCAATTGGGCAAAATAGGACAAGTTGAACTGATAAGAACAGAACATTGGGAAAGGAAACTTTCAAATGaatattattttcaaaaattaaccTGCAAATGTGTGCACCTGTAGTTTAGTTACTATTTTCCTGCAAAGTTGAAGAAAACTAGTCTATGGTTGCTTCCATAGCATAAAGGTAATCAACTGCAGAAATTACATCTGCtagcttttcttttccatttttgGAGAAAAATTAAAGCGTGGTTTGAAGGAGAATATCAGATTCaagtagtttttggaaaaactaGCATTTGTTTCGCAAATCATTTTATTATGGTTCTGGTTTTATAGTTTTGTTTCCTTAAATTTTAGTTGAATAATCATTTGAGCTGTTAATTCTTATGAAAACAAATATGATATTGAAGCTAACTTTACAATGGGAGGGGCTGGAGCTGAGGAAACATAGAAACTTGGGGGCTTATAGTTATAGCTGAGTGTGGGACTCCTTTGCATTAACTTTGATGTGGATCTTATGGCTGAAGAGAAACATCCGAATCTTCCTATGCAACGAGTTCACTGCTTAGCAGATCTTCCTTAATACTATACGGTTGTTTTTAAGCTGAGTACTGATAATGCCTAATCGGTCGTCAACTTGTTTTTCACTTCTGTGGAATACCCTTAAGAGTGCAGTGAGAAGTTAGCTGGTGTATCTTGATCCTCAGCATATTGAGGGCAATGTGTGTTTGGCTTCGTAATCTTAATGAAGATAGTAGAGCTTAGTCTCTTCCacctttttgaaaagaaaagggaagaaaaacccATGAGGGGGAAAGCTAATGTAAGCTGCCTGATCTTTAAGGCCAAGGTGGCAGTGGGTGTGACCTGACTATGATTGCAATTTGTATATTAAAAATACAAGATGATGCAAATGAAATGCAACAATAAACAGATAACTGCATCATGGTCCTGAGAGGCAGGTTCAATCATTTGCCAGAAACTTGAATGATGGCAACTATCAATAGTTTCGGTGAGATGGAGGAAAATATGCTACATGACTTCTAAAATTATTGTCAGATCTGCGCTGAATAACATTTGATTTACTGAGGCTTCTATGTTCAACATTTTTAAGATAATGCTGTGATTTTCTTCGTGTCATGACTCTGTTTCATGTGATCGTAGGATATTATTGACATTGAAGTCGGAGTAACAATCACACATCCCATTAGGGTCGCAAAGTCACTTTTTTCGGTGGAAGATATTTCTTCCAAACTCAATGATGACCAGGACACTTTTTCTGTGAAACATATTAGCTCCTCCCCGGACAGGACATTGAATCAGTGTATCAGATTGCCCCAATTTGAGGTCTGTGAGAATGGTTGGGAGCTTGATGACAGTATTTCCACTATAGAAGCACTTGATTCTTTACTTCCTATTATCAAACCCTGGCATGGGCCACAAGATGATGGGCTCGTGGTTAATGCAAAAGAGTTTTTGGGATCTGCTAATATAGATCTTTTGGAGCATTTTTCGGGGGATGCTCCATCACAAGATTGTCCTGGACACGAACCTATCTCCCTCAATTCTGTGTTAGAAATGGACTATATAAATTTTGCAGATAATATGCTCCTTGAAAGTAGTTCAACAATCTATCAAATTGCCCCTGATGGAGCTTGTTCTTATTCATCAAGCTCTTTCCATTTACAGGAAGGCCagatttttgattttcttttgggTGATGTCTTCCAAATGTTTATCAACTCAGAAATAGCCAAGAAACTGGATGTGTCTGAGCAGATGTTCAAAGATGAAATGGATCTTGCAGAAAACTTATATGAATCTGTTGTTAGTTCTGAGTTGGCTCTGGCAGATGATGTGTTCAGATCATTGCCTACACCCATTCTTTCTGATGATAAAGCAATTAAATCACTGACTATAATTGTTGGAGATATACTAAGTGCTCTCAAACCACATTCTCTATCTGCATGTGAtggaatttacttagattggcATCTGTTGCTGGAAGGAACATGCAATCGTGAAATTTGCTCTACTTTTATGAGCATTCTAGAGGAGATTAGTTGTGAAGGGATACAATGTGATTTGCAAAACGAATCTCAGGAAGTGGTAGCTATTGACATTGGTTTCTTCGATGATTTTCAGGAAAGGGTAACTACATTATATTGCAATGAAGTACCAACTGAGCTCCATACAGGTTTCATGCTAGCTAGCAATCTGCATGCTAAATCTGAACTTACTCAGATGCTTAACGATGGAAATTATGAAACTAGCAGTTCAGAAAACAAAGGAACTAAGCCAAACATGAATTCCGAAAGGATTTCTTCATTATTTGAGTCAACGTCACAATCCAGTgatctcaacttcttcttggatgTGAGAAGAGGCACTCCTAGGATGAATTGTGAGGATGGAACCATGAAGAGAACTTGTAGCAAAGTCACACAACCTGTTGCTTCTTTGAAAGAGCAATCCATTCCATGTATCATCCCTGAAGAAAAGTTCCAGAAGTGGGATATTGAAATCCATCAAATTAGCCTTTCAGATCTTATTTTAGGCCTTATTGATCATATTCACCATAGTTTTTTAGCCATCTTTGAAGAAAATGCTTATTTAAGAGAGAAAATATTGTTCAAAATGGCTAATTGTTTTGAAGTTTTAAGCCTTCCAAAGCAAAAGCTGCTGGGGCTGATTAATGAAAAATTTGCAAGCCAGTTCAACTTAGGCAGTAAGGATGAAGATGCCATGGCACTTGTTGGAATTTATGCTCTTAAGCAGTTGGCATATTACTTGTGCATTTTTGGTGTCCATACTGCTCATCTATATCTATGCAATTTG
Above is a genomic segment from Phoenix dactylifera cultivar Barhee BC4 unplaced genomic scaffold, palm_55x_up_171113_PBpolish2nd_filt_p 001330F, whole genome shotgun sequence containing:
- the LOC120108437 gene encoding low-temperature-induced 65 kDa protein-like, whose protein sequence is MDYEEVARRQEQTYQPDPSGTRLIPVEVGEEHHHDKKPVLKKVKDKVKKIKDTLNIKKHGHGDEHDRDDDHDTSDEEKEEGYEENVQDPEVIHGAPILYDTPAAQEFIGGEESKEAPQEANLGSINPTFQEDPAVPKTETLGASDHDRATQPPPTRGGEEIETSPVIQSFEAMNISDQPHVQKEEEVKESTPPTGTHDQFSPAAAPTPEEDKLQGTEEPKGPSYTEKLSTTAAAAKSAAVSAAAESAEYGKKIASTVYEKVAEAGTAVKGKVQQKPSGTTGTEGGDPTAAQDKGMGVSVREYLAEKLRPGEEDKALSEVISGVFHKREEEAEGGPEVTGSG
- the LOC120108435 gene encoding elongation factor 2-like isoform X1, translating into MQVKFTAEELRRIMDFKHNIRNMSVIAHVDHGKSTLTDSLVAAAGIIAQEVAGDVRMTDTRQDEAERGITIKSTGISLYYEMSDESLKNYKGERNGNEYLINLIDSPGHVDFSSEVTAALRITDGALVVVDCIEGVCVQTETVLRQALGERIRPVLTVNKMDRCFLELQVDGEEAYQTFQRVIENANVIMATYEDSLLGDCQVYPEKGTVAFSAGLHGWAFTLTNFAKMYASRFGVDEGKMMERLWGENYFDPATRKWTSRNTGSPTCKRGFVQFCYEPIKQIISTCMNDQKDKLWPMLQKLGVTMKSEEKDLNGKALMKRVMQTWLPASTALLEMMIFHLPAPAKAQKYRVENLYEGPLDDIYANAIRNCDPDGPLMLYVSKMIPASDKGRFFAFGRVFSGRVSTGLKVRIMGPNYVPGEKKDLYVKSVQRTVIWMGKRQESVEDVPCGNTVALVGLDQYITKNATLTNEKEVDAHPIRAMKFSVSPVVRVAVQCKVASDLPKLVEGLKRLAKSDPMVVCTIEESGEHIIAGAGELHLEICLKDLQEDFMGGAEIIKSDPVVSFRETVLERSCRTVMSKSPNKHNRLYMEARPLEDGLAEAIDDGRIGPRDDPKSRSRILSEEFGWDKELAKKIWCFGPETTGPNMVVDMCKGVQYLNEIKDSVVAGFQWASKEGPLAEENMRGICFEVCDVVLHADAIHRGGGQVIPTARRVIYASQMTAKPRLLEPVYLVEIQAPEQALGGIYSVLNQKRGHVFEEMQRPGTPLYNVKAYLPVIESFGFSGTLRAATSGQAFPQAVFDHWDMMPSDPLEPGSQTANLVADIRKRKGLKQQITPLSEYEDRL
- the LOC120108435 gene encoding elongation factor 2-like isoform X2, encoding MVKFTAEELRRIMDFKHNIRNMSVIAHVDHGKSTLTDSLVAAAGIIAQEVAGDVRMTDTRQDEAERGITIKSTGISLYYEMSDESLKNYKGERNGNEYLINLIDSPGHVDFSSEVTAALRITDGALVVVDCIEGVCVQTETVLRQALGERIRPVLTVNKMDRCFLELQVDGEEAYQTFQRVIENANVIMATYEDSLLGDCQVYPEKGTVAFSAGLHGWAFTLTNFAKMYASRFGVDEGKMMERLWGENYFDPATRKWTSRNTGSPTCKRGFVQFCYEPIKQIISTCMNDQKDKLWPMLQKLGVTMKSEEKDLNGKALMKRVMQTWLPASTALLEMMIFHLPAPAKAQKYRVENLYEGPLDDIYANAIRNCDPDGPLMLYVSKMIPASDKGRFFAFGRVFSGRVSTGLKVRIMGPNYVPGEKKDLYVKSVQRTVIWMGKRQESVEDVPCGNTVALVGLDQYITKNATLTNEKEVDAHPIRAMKFSVSPVVRVAVQCKVASDLPKLVEGLKRLAKSDPMVVCTIEESGEHIIAGAGELHLEICLKDLQEDFMGGAEIIKSDPVVSFRETVLERSCRTVMSKSPNKHNRLYMEARPLEDGLAEAIDDGRIGPRDDPKSRSRILSEEFGWDKELAKKIWCFGPETTGPNMVVDMCKGVQYLNEIKDSVVAGFQWASKEGPLAEENMRGICFEVCDVVLHADAIHRGGGQVIPTARRVIYASQMTAKPRLLEPVYLVEIQAPEQALGGIYSVLNQKRGHVFEEMQRPGTPLYNVKAYLPVIESFGFSGTLRAATSGQAFPQAVFDHWDMMPSDPLEPGSQTANLVADIRKRKGLKQQITPLSEYEDRL